The DNA segment CGTCGGAGCGATGTAGTTGCCTTCCGGCAGATGCTCCGGACGCCCGCCGCCCGCCAGTAACCGGCCCTCAGACTTCCCTATTTCCACATAGGAGGCTACTTTCCGGTAGTGCTCGGGGTGGACTAGCGCTCCCACCTCGGTTTTCGGGTCATGCGGGTCTCCGACGACGATCGCCTTCGCGCGGGCTGCGTACCTGTCACAGAAGTCGTCATAGATGGCCCGTTCCACCAAAATGCGCGACCCGGCAGTGCAACGTTCACCGTTGAGGGAGAAGACGCCGAAGAGGGCCGAGTCGATAGCGGCGTCAAGATCGGCGTCGGCGAACACCACACAGGGTGATTTTCCCCCCAGTTCCATTGAGAGGCCCTTGAGGTGGGCGGCAGCGTTACGGAAAATCGTCTGACCGGTGGTGGTCTCGCCGGTGAAGGAGATCAACGGCACGTCGGCGTGTTTGACCAGCGCATCCCCCGCCTCCTCGCCCAGACCGTTGACCAGGTTGAAGACCCCATCGGGAAGTCCAGCGTCCTTGAAGATCTGTGCCCACAGGGAGGCGGAGAGCGGGGTGAACTCGGCGGGTTTGAGCACCACCGTGTTGCCCGTGGCAAGGGCCGGGGCCAGTTTCCAGGACTCCAGCATGAAAGGGGTGTTCCACGGCGTGATCAGCCCGGCAACACCAATGGGTTTCCGGTTCACATAGTTTATTTGAGAGCCGGGTACCTTCATGGCGTCGTCGAACTGGGCGACGATAAGGTCGGCGAAGAACCGGAAGTTCTCAGCAGCACGCAGGGCCTGGCCCTTTGCCTGCGTAATGGGGAGGCCGGTGTCGAAACTCTCAAGATCTGCCAGTCGCACCTCCTGCGCTTCGACGGCGTCGGCAATCCGGTTGAGGATCCTGGCGCGCTCACGGGGTTTCATCAGCGGCCACGGACCATTGACGAACGCCTCTCGGGCTGCGGCGACGGCGAGGTCAATGTCTTCCTGTTGACCTGCTGCCGCAGTGGCGTAATTGGTGTTGGACACTGGGTCCAGCACGTCGAAGGTCCCGCCGCCGACAGAATCAACGAACTGCCCGTTGATGTAGTGCTGGAGATGGTTCGGCAGGTTCTCTGGGACGTAGTGGGTAGCGTCGGGGACAGTGGAGGTCATGGTTTTCCTGACTACTGGCGGGCTTATGCGGTGGGGTGGGTTGCCTGCGCGAGGTAGGCATCGAGGGTGGCTGAGCGGTGGCGGCGGGCAAAACGTTCGATGGCGTCGGCGTCGGCGGATGATTCGATCAGCTGGAGCAGGGCGGCGTGTTCCTGGACTGACTCTCCGGCACGTCCGGGAACAAACCGGAAGGTTGAGGACCGCAGCGTTGCCAACCGGTTCCACCCCCGGTGCACCAGATCGAGGATGTGCGGATTCGGGCAGCGCTCAAACAGGATGCCGTGAAACTCCTGGTTGAGCACGGTGAAGCGGACAGGATCGAAGTTCTCCAGGCACTGGCGCATTTCCTCATTGACGGCGCGGGCGCGGGCAATCCCCACCGCATCGATCAGTGGTGCGGACAGTGCCGTGGCCGCGCCTTCGATGATGCTCAGGGTTTGCATCGTGTAGAGGTACTCGGTCGGATCGATTCCCGCGACGGTGGCGCCGACGTTGCGCTCAAACGACACCAACCCTTCGGCTTCGAGGCGCCGGATGGCCTCACGTACGGGAACCACACTGAAACCCAGATCCCCGGCGATCTTGGCGAGCACCAGCCGGTACCCAGGGGTGAACGTGCCCCGGACGATCTGCGCCTTGATCGCCGAGTAGGCCTGCTCGGACTTGCTAGCCGGCGCGATCTGATCGTCAATCCGCATTCTGTGCTCCTGCGCTTTCGACGGCGTCAGTCACCTGGGGTTCCTGCGGCAACCCACTGCACATACTTTGCCTTCCAGCCGGCGTTCATCGGGTAGAGCCCGTCCACACCGTTTCCCTGTTTCACCATGTCGAGGATGAAGGTCTCCTCCTGCTCCTGCAGGATGCAGTCCTCCACCAGTTCCTCTGCCAGCGACGGGGGGATCACCAGGATGCCGTCCGCGTCGGCGACGATGATGTCGCCGGGCTGCACAGTTGTCCCTCCGCACGCGATGGTGATGTCGGTGTCCCACGGCACGTGTCTCCGGCCCAGGACCGCTGGGTGGGGGTTGGCGAAGTAGGTGGGCATTTCGAGGTCGGCGACGGCCGAGTAGTCCCGGACACCGCCGTCGGTAATGATGGCCGCTGCCCCGCGCACCTGCGCGCGCATCGCGAGGATGTCGCCGACCGTCCCCGTGCCTTTCTCTCCGCGTGCCTCCATCACGAGGATTTCGCCCTCATTCACCGAGTCGATGGCCCGCTTCTGTGCATTGAAGCCGCCGCCGTGGGTGGTGAAGAGATCTTCCCGGTTGGGCACGAAGCGCAGGGTGCGGGCGAGGCCGACCACGCGCCGGTCGGGTCTGGTGGCCTGCAGTCCGTCGATGCTGACGTTGTTCAAACCCCGTTTACGCAGCTGGGAGGAAAGTGTCGCCGTGGCAACGCTTTCCAGTTTCTTCCGCAGGTCCGGCGACAGTGCCCCGGCGAGCGGTGCCAGCCCCGCCGCGTCACGCGACCCGTAGGCTTCCTCGCGTTGTGTGTCATCGGTTGTGGGCCCAGCGCCGAAGTCCGCCAGCGGCGTCGATCCCTCCACCACCTGGGTCCTCAGGCGTCCACTGCTATAGCTTCCCGCGGTGACCTCGACGTCAACCAGGTCGTCAGGTTGGGCCACCGAAGCGCCTGCGGGCGTCCCGGTGAGGATCATGTCGCCCTCCTCAAGGGTGAGGAGCTGGGACAGGTCGGCAATCAGCCGGGCAAACGGGAAGAAGAGGTCGGCCGTGGTGTCGTCCTGGACCAGGTGGTCGTTGTGCCAGGTGCGGATCCGCAGCGACGCGGGGTCGACGGCGTCGGCCGGGATCAGGTGCGGGCCCACTGGAGTGAACCCGTCGCCCCCTTTCGACCGGACATTTGATCCTTTGTCGGCGTAGCGAAGGTCGTAGACACCGAGGTCGTTGCTGGCGGTGACCCAGGCGACGTGGCTCCAGGCGTCGTCGGGGGCAACGCGGCGCGCCCTGGTGCCGATGATGAGCACTATCTCGCCCTCGAACCCGAGCAGTTCACAACCCATGGGTCGTTCAACCACTCCTGGGGTCTGTACTGATCCGAGCGCGAGCGACGTTGACGGCTTGAGGAAATAGGAGGGCTGCAGGGGGATACGTCCACGCTGGGCAGCCCGGCTGGGGTAATTGAGATGGACGGCAATGACCTTGCGGGTGCTGGCAAGCAGCTCGGCGGTCACTGGTGGGGTTTGGGAGTCGGTTCTCATGCAGCGTTCTCCTTCTCGTCCGGGCAGGCAGGTCTATGAAATCGTATACGATATCCTAGCGTGTGTGACGTGCGGCACGTCAACCGCTCCGGCCTTGCTGAAGTTATTGTGACCTGCGTTATATTCGTCGTACAGTGTGAGCGTCATTCGATTATTGGATCGGTCGTTCAAATAGAGAACATCGATCCTTCGATTCACCAGTAAAGTCCGGCAAGTTACACCACAAAGATGTGAGTAAGGACAGCCAGTGCACTTCCATCATCACGGCTACGTATCAGGAGACCCTCGGATCCAGGCTGCGGCCGGGACGGGCATCAACCGACCCGAGGAACTGCCCGACCAGGTGGACGTCCTGATCGTTGGCACCGGACCGGCTGGCATGCTCGCCGCCGCCCAACTCTCCCAGTTCCCGGGCATCACCACCCGGATCGTCGAACGGCGGCCGGGCAGGCTCGCCATTGGTCAGGCGGACGGTATCCAGGCACGCAGTGTTGAGACATTCCAGGCTTTTGGGTTCGCCGAACGGATCACGGCCGAGGCATACCGGATCACCGAGATGGCGTTTTGGAAGCCTGACCCTGCGGATCCGACCCGCATTATCAGGACCGCCCGGCCACTGGACGACCCAGCCGGCGTCAGCGAATTCCCTCACCTGATTGTCAACCAGGCTCGCGTCCTAGACTATTTCGCGGAGTTCATGGCCAACTCCCCCACCCGCATGAAACCCGACTATGGCCTGGAGTTCACTGCCCTCACCGTCTCCCCTGACGCCGATTACCCGGTTGCCGTCACCCTGACCCACAGCGACGGCCCGCTCTCGGGGACCGAACGGACGGTCCGGGCCAAGTATGTGGTCGGTGCCGACGGTGCCCGCAGCAAGGTCCGCGCCGCCATCGGCTGTACCCTCACCGGAGACGCTGCGAACCATGCGTGGGGAGTGATGGATGTGCTGGCGGTAACTGACTTCCCCGACATCCGGCTGAAGTGCGCCATCCAGTCCGGTTCGGGTGGGAGCATCCTCCTCATTCCACGGGAGGGCGGTCACCTGTTCCGCATGTACGTTGACCTGGGCGACGTCGATGCCCAGACAAAGGGCGAGATCCGCAGCACTACCGTGGAAGAGATCATCGAAAAAGCCAACACCATCCTCCACCCCTACACCCTGGACGTCCGCAACATCGCCTGGCACAGCGTGTACGAGGTGGGGCACCGCCTCACGGACCGGTTCGACGATGTTCTCCCGGAAGAGATCGGTACCCGTACCCCCCGCGTCTTCATCACTGGGGACGCCTGCCACACCCACAGCGCCAAAGCTGGCCAGGGTATGAACGTTTCAATGCAGGATGGGTTCAACATTGCGTGGAAACTCGGCCATGTCCTGGAAGGGCGCAGTTCCGAGAGTCTGCTGTCCACCTATTCCGCCGAACGTCAGGTCGTCGCGAAAAATCTGATCGACTTCGACAAGCAATGGTCCTCACTGATGGCCAAAAAACCCGAGGAGTTTGAGGACCCGACTGAGCTCGAGAGCTTTTACACCTCCACCATGGAGTTTCCCGCTGGCTTCATGACCGAATACACTCCCTCCCTCATCGTGGGCGCACCAAAATACCAGGAACTCGCGGCCGGATTTCCCATCGGCAAGCGGTTCAAGTCCGCGCTGGTGGTCCGTGTCTGCGATACCAACCCGCTACATCTGGGCCATCAGGCGACCGCTGACGGACGCTGGAGGATCTACGTTTTTGCCGACCAGCCCCTGCCGGGAACACCGTCGAAGGTGGCCACCTTTGCTGACTGGCTCGGCACCTCACCCGAATCCCCTCTCGCCGCAACCCCCGCGGGAGGGGACCACGACGCGTGGTTCGATGTCCGGGTTATCTACCAGCAGGACCATCAGAGCATCGACATCAATGCCGTCCCTGCGGTTTTCAAACCCACAGTTGGCCCCTTCCAGCTGGACTACCTTGAGAAGGTCTTCGGCAGTGACCCCGCCGCGGACATCTTCGAGCTGCGCGGGGTGGAGCGCGATGGCGCCGTCGTCGTCGTCCGTCCAGACCAGTATGTGGCACAGGTGCTCCCACTGACCGCTCACGCCGAGCTGGCCGCGTTCTTCGCCAGAATGCAGGCAGGGAGCAGCTCGGAAGCAGCTGGGGGAGCTAGGGTTAAGGGATGACCCCCGCTAAAAGCACCCAGACCATGAAGCCCGCCACCGCGGCGAAGAAACTGGGAATCTACCTGCCAGCCGCACCCCAGGAGTTCCAGGACAGCGATGTCACCCGTGCGGAGTTCAACGAGCTGCAGCAAAACCCGCCCGAATGGCTCGCTGAGCTTCGCCGCAACGGCCCCCACCCCCGCCCGGTGGTAGCCCAGAAGCTCGGCATTTCCATTAGCGGACTGGCGCGAGGTGGGGTCACCGAGCCGCTCTCGACGGCTGACATCACCACCCTGCTGCAGGAACCACCCAAGTGGTTGGTCGCCGAACGTTCCACGCATGCGGCGGTCCGCAAACAGGATCTGATTGCCAAGAAGCTGGACGCGGAGACCTCCAAGAATTAAGTGGTTGGCGCCACCCCGTGTCGACATTTCACGGAAATGAAGCATACTTACCATTATGCTGCTTGCTCAACCGTTGAACATTGCCGTCATGGCCCACCTGCACCACCCCATCGCCAGCCCCTTCCCCGGTGGGCTGGAAATGCATACCGCCCTGCTGGCTGAGGAATTGTCGGCGCGCGGTCACATGGTCACACTGTTCGCCAAGGGCGGCAGCCGTACATCAGCTCGGCTGATACCCATGCTGGACGCAGGCTTCACCTTCACCCGACACCCCGAGGGGGCGGCCAGGGAAGCCCAGACCCGTCTCCTGGATGAGGCCCAGCGCACAACTCTGGAGCTGATCAACGAAGGCAACTTCGACGTCGTCATCAATAATTCGCTGAGCGCACTGCCTCATCTCACGCCACCAGCCCAACCGATGATCACCATTTTGCATACCCCACCACTGCCACGCGTGACCGCGGCACTTGATGCGCAGATCCACAACCGGCAGGCGGGGCATCGGGTTGTCAGCGTCTCAGCTGCCAACGCCCGGCAGTGGCGGCACCACCTCCGTGACATCGATGTGGTCCACAATGGAATCCGCCTTGCGGAATGGAGGGTGGGCCCGGGAGTTGACCGCCACCCTGACATTGCCGTCTGGGCGGGTCGGATTACGCCCGAGAAGGGTCTGCACGTTGCCATCGAGGCAGCTGCCCTTGCCGGGATGCGCATCCAGTTCGCCGGACCCATCAGTGATCAGGACTACTTCAACCGGACCATTGCGCCACTGTTGAGTGAATCGGTCGAGCATGTTGGCCATTTGAACCATACCCAGCTTGCCGCGTTCCTGGGCTCCGGAACAGTGTTTATCGCCTCCCCACTATGGGCCGAACCCTTTGGCCTGACCACCGTCGAAGCCATGGCCTGCGGCACCCCCGTTGCCGCCCTGCCCTGCGGCGCGATGGACGAGATTATTGACGCGCGGGGCGGCGTGGTCGCAGCAGGGTTCTCGGCAGCCGACCTCGCCCGCGCCGTAGAGCAGTCCCGCACCCTCAACACCAGCCAGGTGCGTGCTTCTGCCGAGCGGTTCTCGGTGGAGGCGATGATCACCAGGTATGAGCAGCACCTTGGTGAACTGGTAGGCCATGGCGTTCTTGCCAACACCGACATGATGGCGTCCTAGGCCGTGAGGCGGGAGTGAATTCCCCTGCAATGCCCTCTCCAGTACCCGCTGTGATGCCCCGGCTCCGCGTCGCCTACTACGCCCACCACCACGGGTCAGGACACCTCCGGCACGCCCTGAATATTGCCCGGCTGCAAGCAGTCGATCTTCTGGTCACCGGGTCCACCGAGCCTGATGGGCTGAACGCGATCCCCCAGACGACATTCGCGCACCTCACTTCCGATACCGGGCCCGACGGCGCCCCCTACACGGTCTCAGGGGAACAGTTTCTGCATTACACGCCCACCAACCCCGCTATCCGGCAACGGTTCGTGGAGCTGCAGACGGCGTGGCAGGATTTCGACCCCCAGGTGGTGATCATCGATGTCTCCGCGGAGGCGGCAATCTTCGCCCGGCTCAGCGGTTACCCAGTCCTCTACCGGCGCATGCCGGGCGACCGCTGGGATCCGGCCCACGAAGCGGCTTATGTCGCTGCCACCGGCCTCTTTGCCTATTACCCACGCCAGCTCGAGGATCCTGCCTTCCTGGAAAAGTTTGGGCACCGGACCCAGTATCTGGGAATGCTCGAACCTAACGGAGAATCCGTAGCTGCGACGAGCCACCGGGCCGGGAAGGTGATCACTGTACAAACCAGCCTTGGAGGCAGCGGCGTCGGTGCCACTGAGCTTGCCGACGCTGCGCGATCATGCCCCGACTGGCAGTGGAATGTGGTGGGTCTGAGCACCGGATCCGCTGATCTGCCAGCGAATGTGCGGCTGCTGGGGGTTCTGGCCGACCCACGGGCAGAGCTTGCCCGGGCGGACATCATCATTACCTCCGCCGGCTACCACGCTGTCGCTGCGGCTGCTGCTGCAGGGCGACCAACCATCCTGGTACCGGAGGAGCGCCCCTTCGCCGAGCAGACAGCCTTCGCGCGGGCGCTGAAAGCCGCCGCAGCCATTCCGATGGCTGAATCCTGGTCCGGCGCAGCCTGGCCTGAGCTTCTCCGGCAGGCGGCGGCATCGGATCCGGGAGCCCTGAAAAGGGTACTTTTTGTCAGCAGGGACAGCTTCAGGGACTCGTTTCTGGAACTGGTTTCCCAGGCTGCTACGGCCAGCTCCTAGTACGGAGCGTCCACCCGCGCCGCTGCCACTTCTCCGGCGGTAGGGTGGCGGATCACTTCGATGGTTCGTGCGTCGGTCACCCACTTGATGTACCCGAGGTCCGCGAAGGCTGCCAACCAGCCAGTCATGGGCCACCGCCCCCACTTTTCACCAAACACCCGTGAGTTCGCCACGATATCGGCAAAATGCTGCAGGGGTGGCCGGGTGACCCCATGGTGCTGATGGAACATGGTGGCTGCGGAAAACGACAGCCGGACACCTTTGTTCCGCGCGGTGAAGGAGAAATCAGTGTCCTCACCGCCGTAACCGGTGAAGGACTCATCAAAGCCGCCGATCAGTTCAAAATCTGCTGCTGCAACGGCAAAACCAAGAGACCAGAACAGTTCATACCGATCTGTGGCTGCCGGCGGCTCACCCGCGGGTGGCGCCAGCGAGGTGCGGGCATGATGGGGAATTGACGCCCGCATCAGACCGCCGTCGCCCTCGTCAGGGGGGAAACCAGCAGCTCCCAGGTATCTGGGCTGCGCCATGACCAGGCCACCGGCAACGCGGAGGTCATTCACCAGGGTTTCACACAGCGTGCTGGCGGGAATGCAATCCACGTCCAGGAAAATGAGTGTGGCCGTCGTTGCAGCTGTCGCCACAGCATTACGGGCGGCGGCCAGGGGAAGGGCAGAGGAGTTGGTGGAAGCACAGTGAACCACCCGCACCGGAATTGACGACTTCAGAGGCGCCGGGTTCGGTTGGCCCATGTAGGCGATCACCAGCTCTGTGGGCTTCAGGGTTGATCGGTTCAGGCCGTCGACAAGATTGATGAGGTGTAGATCGCGGTGGGAACTGATGACCAGGACCGAGAAGTCCTGTGAGGGTGTTCTCATGCGGAGTGGACCGGATCGATCAGCTGGGGGCCGTTGTTACGAACCGATCCGACAGCTTTGCCGACAACCCGGGGTACCAGCGTGGGTTCCGGGATGGCATCCATCAGGGCCTGG comes from the Arthrobacter sp. CAN_C5 genome and includes:
- a CDS encoding FAD-binding monooxygenase, whose translation is MHFHHHGYVSGDPRIQAAAGTGINRPEELPDQVDVLIVGTGPAGMLAAAQLSQFPGITTRIVERRPGRLAIGQADGIQARSVETFQAFGFAERITAEAYRITEMAFWKPDPADPTRIIRTARPLDDPAGVSEFPHLIVNQARVLDYFAEFMANSPTRMKPDYGLEFTALTVSPDADYPVAVTLTHSDGPLSGTERTVRAKYVVGADGARSKVRAAIGCTLTGDAANHAWGVMDVLAVTDFPDIRLKCAIQSGSGGSILLIPREGGHLFRMYVDLGDVDAQTKGEIRSTTVEEIIEKANTILHPYTLDVRNIAWHSVYEVGHRLTDRFDDVLPEEIGTRTPRVFITGDACHTHSAKAGQGMNVSMQDGFNIAWKLGHVLEGRSSESLLSTYSAERQVVAKNLIDFDKQWSSLMAKKPEEFEDPTELESFYTSTMEFPAGFMTEYTPSLIVGAPKYQELAAGFPIGKRFKSALVVRVCDTNPLHLGHQATADGRWRIYVFADQPLPGTPSKVATFADWLGTSPESPLAATPAGGDHDAWFDVRVIYQQDHQSIDINAVPAVFKPTVGPFQLDYLEKVFGSDPAADIFELRGVERDGAVVVVRPDQYVAQVLPLTAHAELAAFFARMQAGSSSEAAGGARVKG
- a CDS encoding glycosyltransferase; the encoded protein is MLLAQPLNIAVMAHLHHPIASPFPGGLEMHTALLAEELSARGHMVTLFAKGGSRTSARLIPMLDAGFTFTRHPEGAAREAQTRLLDEAQRTTLELINEGNFDVVINNSLSALPHLTPPAQPMITILHTPPLPRVTAALDAQIHNRQAGHRVVSVSAANARQWRHHLRDIDVVHNGIRLAEWRVGPGVDRHPDIAVWAGRITPEKGLHVAIEAAALAGMRIQFAGPISDQDYFNRTIAPLLSESVEHVGHLNHTQLAAFLGSGTVFIASPLWAEPFGLTTVEAMACGTPVAALPCGAMDEIIDARGGVVAAGFSAADLARAVEQSRTLNTSQVRASAERFSVEAMITRYEQHLGELVGHGVLANTDMMAS
- the hpaE gene encoding 5-carboxymethyl-2-hydroxymuconate semialdehyde dehydrogenase, whose amino-acid sequence is MTSTVPDATHYVPENLPNHLQHYINGQFVDSVGGGTFDVLDPVSNTNYATAAAGQQEDIDLAVAAAREAFVNGPWPLMKPRERARILNRIADAVEAQEVRLADLESFDTGLPITQAKGQALRAAENFRFFADLIVAQFDDAMKVPGSQINYVNRKPIGVAGLITPWNTPFMLESWKLAPALATGNTVVLKPAEFTPLSASLWAQIFKDAGLPDGVFNLVNGLGEEAGDALVKHADVPLISFTGETTTGQTIFRNAAAHLKGLSMELGGKSPCVVFADADLDAAIDSALFGVFSLNGERCTAGSRILVERAIYDDFCDRYAARAKAIVVGDPHDPKTEVGALVHPEHYRKVASYVEIGKSEGRLLAGGGRPEHLPEGNYIAPTVFADVAPDARIFQEEIFGPVVSITPFEDDDEALALANNTKYGLAAYIWTKNLTRAHTFSQNMQAGMVWLNSHNVRDLRTPFGGVKASGLGHEGGYRSIDFYTDQQAVHISLGAVHTPKFGGIAAPTATER
- a CDS encoding DUF5997 family protein, producing the protein MKPATAAKKLGIYLPAAPQEFQDSDVTRAEFNELQQNPPEWLAELRRNGPHPRPVVAQKLGISISGLARGGVTEPLSTADITTLLQEPPKWLVAERSTHAAVRKQDLIAKKLDAETSKN
- a CDS encoding glycosyltransferase, whose protein sequence is MPSPVPAVMPRLRVAYYAHHHGSGHLRHALNIARLQAVDLLVTGSTEPDGLNAIPQTTFAHLTSDTGPDGAPYTVSGEQFLHYTPTNPAIRQRFVELQTAWQDFDPQVVIIDVSAEAAIFARLSGYPVLYRRMPGDRWDPAHEAAYVAATGLFAYYPRQLEDPAFLEKFGHRTQYLGMLEPNGESVAATSHRAGKVITVQTSLGGSGVGATELADAARSCPDWQWNVVGLSTGSADLPANVRLLGVLADPRAELARADIIITSAGYHAVAAAAAAGRPTILVPEERPFAEQTAFARALKAAAAIPMAESWSGAAWPELLRQAAASDPGALKRVLFVSRDSFRDSFLELVSQAATASS
- a CDS encoding GntR family transcriptional regulator, translated to MRIDDQIAPASKSEQAYSAIKAQIVRGTFTPGYRLVLAKIAGDLGFSVVPVREAIRRLEAEGLVSFERNVGATVAGIDPTEYLYTMQTLSIIEGAATALSAPLIDAVGIARARAVNEEMRQCLENFDPVRFTVLNQEFHGILFERCPNPHILDLVHRGWNRLATLRSSTFRFVPGRAGESVQEHAALLQLIESSADADAIERFARRHRSATLDAYLAQATHPTA
- a CDS encoding fumarylacetoacetate hydrolase family protein; this encodes MRTDSQTPPVTAELLASTRKVIAVHLNYPSRAAQRGRIPLQPSYFLKPSTSLALGSVQTPGVVERPMGCELLGFEGEIVLIIGTRARRVAPDDAWSHVAWVTASNDLGVYDLRYADKGSNVRSKGGDGFTPVGPHLIPADAVDPASLRIRTWHNDHLVQDDTTADLFFPFARLIADLSQLLTLEEGDMILTGTPAGASVAQPDDLVDVEVTAGSYSSGRLRTQVVEGSTPLADFGAGPTTDDTQREEAYGSRDAAGLAPLAGALSPDLRKKLESVATATLSSQLRKRGLNNVSIDGLQATRPDRRVVGLARTLRFVPNREDLFTTHGGGFNAQKRAIDSVNEGEILVMEARGEKGTGTVGDILAMRAQVRGAAAIITDGGVRDYSAVADLEMPTYFANPHPAVLGRRHVPWDTDITIACGGTTVQPGDIIVADADGILVIPPSLAEELVEDCILQEQEETFILDMVKQGNGVDGLYPMNAGWKAKYVQWVAAGTPGD
- a CDS encoding glycosyltransferase family 2 protein: MRTPSQDFSVLVISSHRDLHLINLVDGLNRSTLKPTELVIAYMGQPNPAPLKSSIPVRVVHCASTNSSALPLAAARNAVATAATTATLIFLDVDCIPASTLCETLVNDLRVAGGLVMAQPRYLGAAGFPPDEGDGGLMRASIPHHARTSLAPPAGEPPAATDRYELFWSLGFAVAAADFELIGGFDESFTGYGGEDTDFSFTARNKGVRLSFSAATMFHQHHGVTRPPLQHFADIVANSRVFGEKWGRWPMTGWLAAFADLGYIKWVTDARTIEVIRHPTAGEVAAARVDAPY